In the Brettanomyces nanus chromosome 1, complete sequence genome, CCTGGTACTACACCATTGGTTAAGTTATCTTCTGGTGGAGAGGACGAGGGCGAGGGCGAAGGTGCTGACGGAGGAGGCACCGGAGTCAAGAATACCAAAAATCTTGGAGGTCCTCAGGGAACTGCAGCAAGCATGACTACTACTAAAGAAACTTCTGGAAGCGCATCCACTGAAACAGATGCGGCTCCTTCTACGAAAGGTACTGGCTTTTTATCTATGTTCGTACCTTCTGAGAAGGACGATTCTATTGACGAGTTGGTCGTTAAAGGACACGCAGAACTAGTCTATGAGAGATTACTTGATAATGCAGTGAAAGAGCGTGGAacgagaaagaaatgaCCCGTATGATACATACCCTTTACTAATATATCTATATTTATAGAATCCTGAAATCTTTTTGGGTTTAAGTCCTTTGGTAGTCTCGCTTTTTGTATAGGTGAAAATAGGAGAAGATGAGTTGGCGCGATGCGAGGCGCGAGGCCAGCGATCAACTGGCATCAGCGTTGGTCTTTCTCACTGAACTCTTTAGttgatatttttctctttcagaTGACCCCGAAACATTCAAATGTGCTAGCACCGATGTTATATGTATCTTGCCCCTTTAGCTCTAATGTTGTGGCACAGGCAATGCTGGTAGCAGCGATGGCTGTACTCGTTGCTCTAGTAGGTACTATCATCGAGGGAAAACTGTATGGTTATCAAGCATTTATCCTGGGCGCTCTGACCTTGACAGGTGTTGGAATGGTGGCGAACTATATCCGATATGCTGAAAGCGTACCGACTTCGGTAGATAAGGATGATCAGCATCGAACGAAATCACTCGGCCAGAAACAGTTGCGGTTGATACAAGTGTTTCAACCAGTAAGTTCAATTAGTGGAAATTTCTTTCGGCTTTCCACTACAAGAAGAGCTCGCAAAAAGACTAGAGAGGCCATAGAGAGATGTCTTTTGAGACTGAAAGATGCAAGTAGCGACGAATCTACACTCAGCGACTCCACTTTGGTCGACTCAGATGAAGCTGATACTGACACTTCGGGTATCATTCTCGACGAGGCCGATGCAGTTACTGGTGATAACAGTCCAAGGTTCACTTCGTGGTTTATGGAGAACTATTCAGCCGAGACATCAGTTACCCCATCGATTCCTACAACTTCGGAAAGCTCAACTAATATATCAACACAAGCTACAAGGTCTGCTACAAGATCTGCTACAATGGAAAACTCCTTGGAATCGTCTTCGGGTTGGCACTTCGCATATCTCCTGACCAGAATCTTTCCCCAAcgcaaagaaaagttgtGGACAAACAAGTTCGAGGGCCTTAGACCGTTGAAATTGGTTCATCCAGACAACAATTCTTTATAATGAACTCTATAAACCGTATAATACCGTATTCTATGTACCACTATATCAAACTTTTCTACCACCCCAATACTATCGCGCCCTAAGTGAGAGAGATGCTCCTGCGGAGAATTCGCAAGAGCAAAAATGCtagaaaataaaaatagagGACAAACAGGTAAACATGTTTTCGCATATCTTGTTAAAATCCCGTTCGGTCAAGATATAGATTTGCAGGTCAATTATGACACCGCCGTTCGCCGAAACCACGACAAAGACCATAATAAAGCTTCATAGCAATgtaaagatcaagaaacgGAAACGCGGAAGGCCGCGTATCTACGACGAGCTTGGAAATAGACTTGACGGTAAGCCGCGCACGGAAGAGAGGAACGGTAAGCAACATCGTGCAAGTGGCAGAACGGGACAATTGAAGTACCAAGTGCAACTGGCATCCAGACAGGATGATTTTGAGGTGGATCAGGCGGAATTAGAGCTTCCTTATCGAGGATTGTTCTCctttgatgatggaaatACGTTTTACACTCAGCCTGATACCGATTCCCGAAGAATGTTTGATAGTCTAAATAGGAAAAGTCAGCGAGATAGGCTGCGGAATTCAGATAAGACATTGGTGAAAAAGCCCACGGCGGAGGAAAAACAGGAGGAATATGACTGGGAAGCTCAAACATTGACTGTTTCAAAGCTTCGATGCGTTCATTTTGGCAATTATGAGATTGACACCTGGTTCAAATCTCCGTATCCCCCAGAATTTTCCAGCAACTATGTACTGCATGTGTGCGAATACTGTCTTCGGTACTTTGCATCGTCCTTCTCACTGAATAGGCATCGACTGAAGTGCCCCTGCTTCCATCATCCTCCAGGTAGAGAGATATACAGAGATGGTCATTTGTCGATGTTCGAAGTTGATGGAAGGAAAGATGTTGTGTATTGTCAGAATCTGTGCCTCTTTGCTAAGTTATTCCTCAATTCCAAGACATTGTACTACGATGTGGAGCCTTTTATATTTTATGTTCTTTGCCAGTTTGACGAGAATTGGAATACACATCATTTTGTGGGCTATTTCTCcaaggagaaattgaatgGAACCAATTACAACTTAAGTTGTATTATGACTCTTCCTAtctatcaaagaaaggGTTACGGTAACTTTCTTATTGATTTCAGCTACCTACTTTGTCGTAGAGAGTTCAAATTGGGCACTCCTGAAAAGCCGCTCAGCGATTTGGGCTTACTCAGTTACAGAAATTACTGGAAAATCTCTGTAGCAAGGGGCATACGGAAGATTGTGGACCGCATCAATGCCGCTGCTAGTCAATTGAAACTACTCTCTATAGATAACATCTCCAATATGACGGGAATGATTCATAACGACGTTATTGTTGGATTGGAGCAGTTGAATGGCCTTTTGTATGACAAGGAAACGAGAAAGTTCGGCATTTTGGTGAATATGGATGTGATTGACGAACTTTTATCACACTGGGAGGCCAAAGAGTACCTCACAATCAAGCCCGATCTATTGATATGGAAGCCCATGATTCTTGGACCTTCTGGAGGTATCAATACTACAACCAAAATGGTTGTCACTGCCGGAAATGGGAAAAATGGGGAAGATGAATACTATGCTCCTGAGACAGACTCTGAGGTGGTTACCACAACAGATTCTGTTAATGGGCAGAAATATGACGAGAAAGGCAACCAATTAATGTCCGATATCTCATTGATTATAAATTTTTTGAAGGATGACTTGGAGGATGACCGTGATATAGAGATTCAGACTTTAGAGAAAGTGGTGAAGCAGAATGAAAGCGTGGATACCAAAACTGAAGTTGAGTTTGAGAGGTACAGGATCTGCTATCCAGGCATAAAGTTGAATGAGGGTAgacgaaagaagaatgtgGCAAATATGGCTGTTGTAGATGCTGTAGATGATATAATTAGTCTAGAGGAAGACATACTACCTCCAGAGGTTGAGGACGATAGTGACAACGACGAAGATTATGAAattgaggaggaagaagaggagaaattggatgatgacgacgaggatgaggatgaggatgaagacGGCTACGATGATTATAGAGATGAGGATCTCGAATAGAATAAATGTAGAATGTATTTAGATAATTGTATATTAGGCTCAAACAATTCGTTTAATGGTGACTCTTTGGCATTCATTCAGCTCTGCGGCACTCAAGCCTTCGAAGAGACTCGAGTATTCAGTGGAATCGCAAGACATAATGGTGGGAGTTTGCTGATGTTCAAATTGATGGTTCGGTAAACATAGAGAGCGAAATAGGCGTATAATagtctttgaaaaagacTTCTTTGACGTGGCTTTTTGTGAGCTCCCTTGCAGGCCCTTTAGGGAGCCCTCTAGGGAGCCCTCCAAGGAGCATTCCAACAGGATATGGGGTACACGATTGTTTCTGGATTTAGAGGCAGCGATTATATTCAAACGTTTAGGAACGATAGGGGAAGAAGATGGGAGGCTTTTTCTAAGGTGCATTTTTTACTAAGAAGAGGGAGTTAAGTTGGGATATAGAAATGGTGTCAAGCGTAAAGATAGAataatccttttttttgatgTTTCAGGATTGTCTCGATTAAGAAGTGACTGAGATATGACGGCGCGAGGACATAATAAATAGTGAGTCACCGAGAGATGGAAGGAAAGTGAGACAGTAGCGTGGCATAGAGTAACAAGGAAAATTTAAAAGATATCAAGCAATTGAATTGGATGAATCCTGCTCTGGGAACAATTCTCTATTTCCATATGGAACCTAATTGACTCCGAGGACGGAAAATGCtacaattttttttatatgttgaaaaaaaaaaaaactgtATTGAAAAAATCTTATGTCAAAAATATGCACTATGATTCATAGGGAGATTAGGTGTGTACGGGTATTTAAAGAGTCTAATTGACGTCAAGAGTTACACTTGCTGTCCAATTTTTGGATAGAGTGACAATTTTACAATCAATTCCCGATTAATTTATTATGCTCGATCCTAGCGAAGCGCAGCTGTATACGACGAAAGTGTCTATACTGACAATCCCCAGACGGGAATTTTGGATTTTCAAAAGTGGGATTCTACAAATTATATATAAGTTAGCCGAGCATTACGAAGGAAGTGGCGGTGGAACAAGAAATGATATGAAATATGACACAGACCTCTCCGCATCGTCTAtgtcaagttcttcatcgTCTGCTTGTTCCAATTCGAACAAGCTTGACCTTGGCTATTTggaacttgaagacttcGCTCAAGTTGAGGACGATGGATTATTTTTCCACTTAGCATTTGCTATGGAAGAAGTGACGCTTATGTGTTCGCACAAGCTTATGAAAAGATACCTCGGGAAGACTATGGAATTCTGCCGGAAATGCCTAGAGCCTTCGGAGCAGCCAACattattggaagagaagtttCTCATGCTTCAAGTTTTCAGTGATGGACTGAAcattggaaagaaaatctTAGAGTTGACGGAACCGCTATCTTTGGATGGTATTTCATTGTTCTTTATCTCGAATTTTTTCTCAGATATAGTGTTAATACCTGCCAAAGACAGGAGGAAAGCTCTGACTATATTGAATAGGATATCGAAGAAACAGACACAGATTCAGGAGGAATTGAAGCCAGAGAAGAAGCCGGATTTGGAAAGCAAAACGTTTGAGCTTTTCAAATCCCAACTAATCCAACCCAAATTGATAGATAAGgtgaagcttcttctcacGGGAGCTAGGTCAGGTGACTGTGGCAATGTACTGAAAAGAACAGCAGAGGCTCTTTGTAAGCTCAATACAGACAGAGTGGAAGATGGCAAAAATAAGGACGATAACTTTCCGGCATACTTCGCCATTACGCGTACTTGTACAGGGGAAATCAGTCTTATGCTCCCGCAGGAAGCAGATGAAATGAGGAAATTAAACTACGATAAAAGCACCATTATGGGTTCGCTCCAAGATTCTTATTATCCTGTCTTCATTGATCTCAGCAACCTTCCTTTAGATCTCAAAGGTATTGTCGCCGGTGTCGCATCGAAGCTTGTCAAATCGGGGTTAAATGAGATGAGCTATTTAAGTTTTGGTAAGTCCGGTGTGGTGCTCATCCCGGACAACTTCCACGATACTGTGGAGCAGATACTTCAAGGGTTATGAATAGATAATATATACAGCCAGATAACGTAATACATACGGCGATGGCCACCATGGCCAGCTCATGGCTAGGCAGGCTGACACTAATCTTATTAACCGCTATCTcttaaaaaattttccatGCCATCGACAACAACGTCAAATCACAGCTCTGCTCGGCTCCCGATTGGATAACGAcattccttttttttttatcgACAATTTCTCGGCTATTGTTTATTGCCATCTCATCTCTGCCTACTCCACCGGGCGCCACAGTGCTGGGGTAGCTGGGAGACTCTACCGCTATCTAGCAATAAAATGTGTTTCTCTTATCTCTTggagtttctttttctttttcttttcctctaCTGGACTGCGGCAAAACTTGCATCCATATATTCCTTCAAACATTGGCTTGTCGAATTTCTGGGATTAGTCAAGATAGCAGCAGATCGAGATGGGCTTTTTATATATACTGGATGAGTAAAAAAGTTGGTCGTCCTGTtttctttcactttcatcTTTTGCTTCTCCAATCTTAGATTTTGTTTGTTCTATTtccttcaacaccttcaacaaatgCAAAAACCTGTTCGACCCTCCCCACAGTCATGGGACCCTCGAGACGATGCTCTTTTAGTGCATCTCAAAGAGTCTGAAAGTATGGGATGGAAGCAGATATCCAATTATTTTCACAACCGAACATCAAATGCTTGCCAGTTTAGATGGAGGCGACTCAAGTCAGGTAAACTGAAGACATATAATATTCATGGAGTGGTCAAGTTACAACCTGAATATCTCGGAAAAGTCCGCAACCGGAAAACTGGTTCCTTACTATTAGACGATCTCGATGCCCGCCGcgagagaatgaagaaaatctCATCCACAGAGGTGCCCACCTCTACTTTTTCACATCAGGATTCCGCTCGCTCACTGGGTGCCACAGTTACGGCCTCTCTCACGGCCCCTCTCGCCATCAGTCATTCAAATCGTGCTGCGGAAATCCCTGTCTCCCTTGTACCATTATGGACTAGAGATGAGGATCAGCTTATTCTCAATCGAATTCCCAAGAATTTAAGCTTCGATGAGTTATGCATTCTTCTGCCTTCAAAAACCGACTACCAAATTCGCGACAGAATACAGACTTTAGAGAAGGGAAGGCTAAGTATCGCATCTCTTACTGGCGCAATACAGGCAGCCGGTACTGCGACAGCTGCCATCGACCCCGTCGGAAGAAACCCCCGTCAACTTCCTCCAATATCGGTCTCTATGCCCGgacttcttcctccttcctCCAGCAGAAGTCCCAGTGCTACTTCCAGCACAAGCAGCTTTGGTACAAACTTTCCTTTATATTCTGTCGCTTCGACATCTCCCTCGCTTTATGCAACTACTCCACCCTCTTTACCAAAGCTTTTCCCTTTAACCAATTCTCGGCCCACTGCTTCATCCCCGAGATCAAGAGATactgtttcttcttcttccgtACTATGCTGCCAAATCTGAGGCACTTACTGAGACCAAGTGCTATGAATATCCCTGGTGAATTGCTCGGCTGGAAATTTTCACAGCTGCCCGGTGCAGAAAAAGCGAACAATTCAGTGTGacatattcttcttttgatatATTTGTATCTTATCTATTCTAAATAGGTATATTATTGTATGAGAGTAGTTAGTGGCGTTGTACAtagatttgaaaaattgaagcCTAAGATGAGCACTTACATTCCCCGTTACTATGACGTCGGTATGAACTTCTCCGACGATATGTTCAGAGGTATCTATAGAGATAAGCCAAAACATCACAATGATATGGAtgagattcttcaaagagcaAAGACTTTCCATGTGGAAAAGATGCTACTTACTGGTTCATCTCTTATGGAATCACGCTGGACTTTGCAGCAAGCGCTGAAgtataaagaagaaggcttagaggatgatgatggcCTCAAGATGTATCCCCAATTGGCAGCTACCGTTGGTGTACATCCTTGCACTGTAATGGAATTTGAGGATAATCCTGAATCTCATCTGTCCCAATTAAGGAATTTGATTACCGAGTACAGTCACACGGGACTTATTAGAGCCATTGGCGAAATAGGCCTCGATTATGACCGTCTTAATTATGCACCTGCCGATAAGCAACGTGTATATTTTGAGCTGCAATTGAAGTTGGCTTGCGAGTTTGATTTGCCCCTCTTTCTACATATGAGAAGTGCCTGCGACGACTTCTTAGATATTCTTATCCCTTTCATCGATCACACTCGTGACGACGGACTGGAGCTTAAAAATAAGAATTGCTTGGTTCACTCATTTTCGGGAACCTCCCAGGATCTTGATAGAATCCTCCAGCATAAATCTCTTAGAGTATCAGTCAATGGATGTTCTCTCAAAACTGAGGAGAATTGTCGAGTGGCCAGTCAGATTCCGTTGGAGAGACTATTGCTAGAAACAGATGCTCCATGGTGCGAGATTAAACGCACTCATTGGTCATATCAGTACCTTACCAAATGTCCCAGTACATTCTATCCTGTTGATTATAATGCCGAGCCGTTGGGAAGAGAGCAGCCGGGAACTCTCCACGACTTTCTTAGAGTTCCAGTTCTGAAACCAGAGAAATTGGATCAATTCTTTTTGAGAAAGCAGTACGCATTTCCACCGTTAGTCAAGGGCAGAAATGAACCCTGTATGATCGGCTTTGTTGCTCAGGTCATGAGTaggttgaagaattgtGATCCAGACAAACTTATAGAGGCCTGCTATAAGAACAGCGAGGCACTATTTGGGTAGAAAAGAGTCAGATCTTTCATGAACCATTTGTATTATACTGACACATAGAAAATAGatataaaagaagaacaaattGTTGCGTGTCTACTATCAAACAGcaagaaaataaaataaaagTGGGTGTAAAGCTTCTATATGGCATACTGCAAAGCAAAGCtaataaaagaaagaaataaagtataacaaaaatgaagagatagaaaacaaaaatgatGGCACCGGCAAAGCAGTTGAGATGAATGAATTTGATAAAAAAATAACCatttgaagacaagaagaagctacTCGGGCTTCTCGGATGGctcgtcgtcgtcattGCTCTTGtcgttatcatcatcagtaatctcttccatctttttGTCGCCATCAGCGTCagcctcatcttcttccataacACCCAAAGACTGTaaaatagaagaagcagaagaatcCAAATAGATTATATCATTGTTGGTGGATATATTGGACGCTGCTAATAGCTGCTGAATCAAATTTGGTGCACCACCTGTGGCGCCCGTCTTCAGCACAGAATCCTCTTCGTCGTCATAATCTG is a window encoding:
- a CDS encoding uncharacterized protein (EggNog:ENOG41); protein product: MGYTIVSGFRGSDYIQTFRNDRGRRWEAFSKLAEHYEGSGGGTRNDMKYDTDLSASSMSSSSSSACSNSNKLDLGYLELEDFAQVEDDGLFFHLAFAMEEVTLMCSHKLMKRYLGKTMEFCRKCLEPSEQPTLLEEKFLMLQVFSDGLNIGKKILELTEPLSLDGISLFFISNFFSDIVLIPAKDRRKALTILNRISKKQTQIQEELKPEKKPDLESKTFELFKSQLIQPKLIDKVKLLLTGARSGDCGNVLKRTAEALCKLNTDRVEDGKNKDDNFPAYFAITRTCTGEISLMLPQEADEMRKLNYDKSTIMGSLQDSYYPVFIDLSNLPLDLKGIVAGVASKLVKSGLNEMSYLSFGKSGVVLIPDNFHDTVEQILQGL